The Brachyspira aalborgi genome has a segment encoding these proteins:
- a CDS encoding VIT1/CCC1 transporter family protein, whose translation MEISEKTLKFLLNMQQNEINEYHVYLNLVKFVKKEDDKKVLTDIAKEELIHSKTLEKYTNKKLKPQKLKVFKFFILSVLFGYTFVIKIMEGGEKNAEYIYSKIEEEIPDAKKIAFEEDEHENKLIAILDEERLKYIGSMVLGLSDALVEISGTLAGLSFALQNNKLVALSGIITGISATLSMASSEYLSAKSDGNKNAFKSSLYTGIIYLLTVSFLITPYLIFPNDKCVYALITMIIIVICIIFIFTYYVSVAKSLPFRNRFFEMVSISLTVAGISFFIGILVKNFLGIDI comes from the coding sequence ATGGAAATATCTGAAAAAACTTTGAAATTCTTACTCAATATGCAGCAAAACGAAATAAACGAATATCATGTTTATTTGAATTTGGTAAAATTCGTTAAAAAAGAAGACGACAAAAAAGTCTTAACGGATATAGCGAAAGAGGAGTTGATTCATTCAAAAACTTTGGAAAAATATACTAATAAAAAATTGAAACCTCAAAAATTAAAAGTTTTTAAATTCTTTATTTTAAGCGTTCTTTTTGGCTACACTTTCGTAATTAAGATAATGGAAGGCGGAGAGAAAAACGCCGAATATATTTATTCAAAAATAGAAGAAGAAATTCCAGACGCTAAAAAAATCGCGTTCGAAGAAGACGAACATGAAAATAAATTAATAGCGATACTTGACGAAGAGAGATTAAAATATATCGGCTCTATGGTTTTGGGTTTAAGCGATGCTCTCGTTGAAATAAGCGGAACTTTGGCGGGATTAAGTTTTGCATTGCAGAATAATAAACTTGTAGCTTTATCGGGAATAATAACGGGAATATCGGCGACTTTATCAATGGCTTCTTCAGAATATCTTTCTGCAAAATCGGACGGAAATAAAAACGCTTTTAAGTCTTCTTTATATACGGGAATAATTTATTTGTTAACCGTAAGTTTTTTAATTACGCCTTATTTAATTTTTCCAAACGATAAATGCGTTTATGCTTTAATTACTATGATTATTATAGTTATTTGTATAATATTTATTTTTACTTATTATGTTTCGGTTGCAAAAAGTCTGCCTTTTAGAAATAGATTTTTTGAAATGGTAAGCATAAGTTTAACGGTTGCAGGAATAAGTTTTTTTATAGGAATTTTGGTTAAAAACTTTTTAGGAATAGACATTTAA
- a CDS encoding YcxB family protein, which produces MIKEFKYKIEINDFIDFQLHYLKTNSQIKSSAKKSVIILIAIYILIFIAIILFFKGDNYFIIVPAILLSALFSLIQIKTYKNRLNKKIIKKIYQYVDDRKLDGVFGDKILTICEDKIIFKEDRGEMTFNKSDIKNIDFSEKSIFIYTDNTSAIIIPKSYLSKEDIDFLINYKN; this is translated from the coding sequence ATGATTAAAGAATTTAAATACAAAATTGAAATAAACGATTTTATAGATTTTCAACTTCATTACTTAAAAACAAACTCTCAAATTAAATCTTCCGCTAAAAAAAGCGTTATAATTTTGATAGCGATTTATATATTAATATTTATAGCGATTATTTTATTTTTCAAAGGCGATAATTATTTTATAATCGTTCCTGCAATTTTACTTTCCGCTTTATTTTCGTTAATACAAATAAAAACTTATAAAAATCGTTTGAATAAAAAAATAATTAAAAAAATATATCAATATGTAGATGATAGAAAACTTGACGGAGTTTTTGGCGATAAAATTTTAACTATATGCGAAGATAAAATAATTTTCAAAGAAGACAGAGGCGAGATGACTTTTAATAAATCGGACATAAAAAATATAGATTTTAGCGAGAAATCAATTTTTATTTATACCGATAATACTTCGGCTATAATTATTCCAAAAAGTTATTTGAGTAAGGAAGATATTGATTTTTTGATTAATTATAAGAATTAA
- a CDS encoding class I SAM-dependent methyltransferase: MKETILDKFLRKYRIRMVKPTIEKYNNCRLLDVGCGWEAKLLKSIENYIDYGVGIDFKPPKLKTEKLETIKSVLEKELPFENESFDVVTMLAVLEHLSYPEDILKEIRRVLKKDGRLIITVPSKIAKPILEFLAYNMHVIDRLEIEDHKKYYNKKDIFEAAEISNFIVEKHKYFQLRCNNFAILKKNIN, translated from the coding sequence ATGAAAGAAACTATTTTAGATAAATTTTTAAGAAAATATAGAATAAGAATGGTTAAACCGACTATAGAAAAATATAATAATTGTAGATTATTGGATGTAGGTTGCGGTTGGGAAGCCAAATTATTAAAGTCGATAGAAAATTATATAGATTATGGAGTAGGAATAGATTTTAAACCTCCAAAATTAAAAACTGAAAAATTAGAAACTATCAAATCGGTTTTAGAAAAAGAACTTCCTTTTGAAAATGAAAGTTTTGATGTGGTTACAATGTTAGCTGTATTGGAGCATTTAAGTTATCCTGAAGATATTTTAAAAGAAATTCGCAGGGTTTTGAAAAAAGATGGAAGATTAATAATAACTGTTCCTTCAAAAATAGCAAAACCTATATTGGAATTTTTAGCTTATAATATGCATGTTATTGACAGGCTTGAAATAGAAGACCATAAAAAATATTATAATAAAAAAGATATATTTGAAGCTGCTGAAATTTCTAATTTTATAGTTGAAAAACATAAATATTTTCAATTAAGATGCAATAATTTTGCAATTTTGAAAAAGAATATTAATTAG
- a CDS encoding LysM peptidoglycan-binding domain-containing protein codes for MATKKTNNEENSKRNSASKKSAEISKTSKKQTASLKKKTDGQIKKTTTKKTATKKSVEVPKKTVSSSIRKIEPIKTDDIEKKEERESIKLLREAIKAKSKNISKPVSVKKHLIIKDEEIKENETASNTTESSIINKENAKNVEKADYIFNEFKKKEETKEIKTENKTFSKNTYSKSDIFKKPVIIRSPIEAEELKRNIENSKFNQSEMDEAIENAAMIEEDTPIEDYSIYSSKKLEELRKKDIKIIETEDEMKASGIPEVERKPAQPYTAPAHSSAKKQKKSNKLIAIIGIIIIILGLSYLGFQFFGNKTDALEDDFYSTISTNENETNNIISSTTTNTNENISQTNETENITNEISKTNDIAKQNSDKVIETNDIKSVSSNNTIIQSNIATSPKPNLPNTPNIPNPPIIPNPPAKNTNAYLGGNTYRTKWTDTLTSIASSELGDARRWPTIYVMNENIFKDPDSLVFNKDIKIPEGAKKKVDEMNAEERRALYNDYMRVAEIYLSIGKTNSANTMKSRANSIIK; via the coding sequence ATGGCGACAAAAAAAACAAATAACGAAGAAAATTCTAAAAGAAATTCCGCTTCAAAAAAATCTGCGGAAATATCTAAAACGAGCAAAAAGCAAACTGCAAGTTTAAAAAAGAAAACGGATGGGCAGATAAAAAAAACTACGACTAAAAAAACTGCAACTAAAAAAAGCGTTGAAGTTCCTAAAAAAACCGTTTCTTCAAGCATAAGAAAAATAGAACCTATAAAAACGGACGATATTGAAAAAAAAGAAGAGAGAGAATCAATAAAATTATTGAGAGAAGCTATAAAAGCAAAATCTAAAAATATCTCAAAACCCGTATCTGTAAAAAAACATTTGATAATAAAAGACGAAGAGATAAAAGAAAATGAAACAGCTTCAAATACAACGGAAAGTTCTATTATAAATAAAGAAAACGCTAAAAATGTAGAAAAAGCCGATTATATTTTTAACGAGTTTAAGAAAAAAGAAGAAACTAAAGAAATAAAAACTGAAAATAAAACATTTAGCAAAAATACTTATAGCAAAAGCGATATATTTAAAAAGCCCGTTATAATAAGAAGTCCTATAGAAGCGGAAGAATTAAAAAGAAATATAGAAAACTCTAAATTTAATCAAAGCGAAATGGACGAAGCTATAGAAAATGCGGCTATGATAGAAGAAGATACGCCGATTGAAGATTATAGCATATATTCGAGTAAAAAATTAGAAGAGTTAAGAAAAAAAGATATAAAAATAATAGAAACTGAAGACGAAATGAAAGCGAGCGGAATTCCAGAAGTTGAAAGAAAACCAGCTCAACCTTATACCGCTCCAGCTCATTCTTCGGCAAAAAAACAAAAAAAATCAAACAAATTGATTGCGATTATAGGAATTATAATAATAATATTAGGTTTGTCTTATTTAGGATTTCAATTTTTTGGAAATAAAACGGACGCTTTAGAAGACGATTTTTATAGCACTATATCGACAAATGAAAACGAAACTAATAATATAATTTCTTCTACTACTACAAATACAAATGAAAATATTTCTCAAACTAATGAAACTGAAAATATTACAAATGAAATTTCTAAAACTAACGATATAGCAAAACAGAATAGCGATAAAGTTATTGAAACTAACGATATTAAATCGGTTTCTTCAAATAATACGATTATTCAATCGAATATCGCAACTTCTCCAAAACCAAATTTGCCTAATACTCCAAATATTCCTAATCCGCCGATTATACCAAATCCGCCAGCAAAAAATACGAATGCATATTTGGGCGGAAACACATACAGAACAAAATGGACGGATACTTTAACTTCTATAGCTTCAAGCGAACTTGGAGATGCAAGAAGATGGCCCACAATTTATGTTATGAATGAAAATATTTTTAAGGACCCTGATTCTTTGGTTTTCAATAAAGATATTAAAATTCCCGAAGGCGCAAAAAAAAAAGTTGATGAGATGAATGCGGAAGAGAGAAGGGCTTTATATAACGACTATATGAGAGTAGCCGAAATATATTTAAGTATTGGAAAAACAAATTCTGCAAATACAATGAAGAGCAGAGCGAATTCAATTATAAAATGA
- a CDS encoding YkgJ family cysteine cluster protein, translating into MKNIKKKNIILGFSCKGCGTCCKEKGYIFFNKSDISKASKYLGITPLIFISKYLDYDDSLGYHIKVDNENRCHFLDKNDKCLIHKAKPTQCKTFPYWKEYTDKNRNLISGKFNRPCKGAIVKK; encoded by the coding sequence ATGAAAAATATAAAAAAGAAAAATATTATATTAGGATTCTCATGTAAAGGCTGCGGAACATGTTGCAAAGAAAAAGGATATATTTTTTTTAATAAAAGCGATATATCGAAAGCCTCAAAATATCTCGGCATAACTCCTTTAATTTTTATAAGCAAATATTTAGATTATGATGATTCTTTAGGTTATCATATTAAAGTTGATAATGAAAATCGTTGTCATTTTTTAGATAAAAACGATAAATGTTTAATACATAAAGCGAAACCTACTCAATGCAAAACTTTTCCATATTGGAAAGAATACACAGATAAAAACAGAAATTTAATTTCGGGTAAATTTAATAGACCTTGCAAAGGCGCGATAGTAAAGAAGTAA
- a CDS encoding outer membrane beta-barrel protein yields the protein MKNIKKFIVIMAMTMIFSVSAFAASGFEFILNVPLGLGIGIPSKSEKDIKWKSGIGFDAGVTAQLGYMLQVKSGFGISVLGELGYAHTTRALTQKYEELGTKISIYAAYIMDSFQIGLLPKINIGAFAIGIGGGVKIPVAFQLSSKAKIGDTTIKGKEKIDMKVFRDNYSPAIIGYIKGTFDYSIFFTDKLAFNIGLYLGYDMLKTKATPELGEKSEIEGVFDIGVELGLKFGPKA from the coding sequence ATGAAAAACATTAAAAAATTTATTGTAATAATGGCGATGACGATGATTTTTAGCGTATCGGCATTTGCAGCAAGCGGATTTGAGTTTATATTAAATGTGCCACTCGGATTGGGTATCGGCATTCCTAGCAAAAGTGAAAAAGACATTAAATGGAAAAGCGGAATAGGTTTTGACGCTGGAGTTACCGCTCAATTAGGTTATATGTTGCAAGTTAAAAGCGGTTTTGGAATAAGCGTTTTGGGAGAGTTAGGATACGCTCATACTACTCGCGCGCTTACTCAAAAATATGAAGAGTTAGGAACTAAAATTTCAATCTATGCAGCTTATATTATGGATAGTTTCCAAATTGGCTTGCTTCCAAAAATCAATATCGGAGCTTTCGCAATCGGTATTGGCGGCGGAGTAAAAATTCCCGTAGCTTTTCAATTGTCTTCTAAAGCTAAAATTGGAGATACTACAATTAAAGGCAAAGAAAAAATAGACATGAAAGTTTTTAGAGATAACTATAGTCCCGCTATTATAGGCTATATTAAAGGAACTTTTGATTATTCTATTTTCTTTACCGATAAATTAGCTTTTAATATTGGTTTATATTTAGGATATGATATGCTTAAAACTAAAGCTACGCCAGAGCTTGGAGAAAAATCTGAAATTGAAGGCGTATTCGATATAGGCGTAGAGTTAGGTTTGAAATTTGGACCGAAAGCATAA
- a CDS encoding response regulator: MASYPLGINPKTEKQYKVMIVDDSSTIRIAEKKILLSENFNVMLEADGAMTALKQLKESPDRPDILMIDFEMPQMNGIDLLKRIRALNYEGKVIVVTSYANKGILSEFLKLKIDGYVVKPVQRQTIIQHLAKVLGRDDYIK, from the coding sequence ATGGCTTCATATCCGCTAGGGATAAATCCTAAAACAGAGAAACAATATAAGGTAATGATAGTGGACGATTCAAGCACAATTCGTATAGCCGAAAAAAAAATACTTTTATCCGAAAATTTTAATGTTATGCTCGAAGCTGACGGAGCAATGACGGCGTTAAAGCAATTAAAAGAATCGCCCGACAGACCCGATATACTTATGATTGATTTTGAAATGCCTCAAATGAATGGAATAGATTTATTAAAAAGAATAAGAGCTTTGAATTATGAAGGCAAAGTTATAGTTGTCACTTCTTATGCAAATAAAGGAATTTTAAGCGAATTTTTAAAACTTAAAATAGACGGATATGTGGTAAAACCCGTTCAAAGACAAACCATTATTCAGCATTTGGCAAAAGTTTTGGGAAGAGACGATTATATAAAGTAA
- the mutL gene encoding DNA mismatch repair endonuclease MutL: protein MNKKIMKLPDSVANRIAAGEVIERPASMLKELLENAIDSKADNIEVSTQESGIKSMIVEDNGEGIKFEELPLAISHHATSKIHSIEDLDSINTLGFRGEALASISDVTNLEIISKNANENNGGKIIVEGGKIIEHKPAAASKGTKIIAKNLFFNIPARYKFLKHTSREFFLMKEVFDAEALVQPNISMRLTNNGRLAISYAKAKSLKDRIENYLNDNDIFSNLIEINIEKENISIYGLFSNSKISQSIKKNNFIFLNNRPIENRAISFAIKNAYSNTIPKERYPFYFLYINIDCNKVDVNVHPSKKEVRIKNERETSAMIYNEIFNKINEGAYFSSVNIETDIESTPIFKIQNAENYANQYNNYNNTKEYYNSYQIKEFSKFAPERDLREFGEYTKAVGQIFSSYIVAERGEEMYIIDQHAAYERLNYERIYKTLTKGKLEYEKLLVPCEIEYRDYEIDILNSHKETIEAIGIKFETNSKNSIIIEEVPIYMPKNQKIEKMIKDILDIYISKGENNSLEKLIKHTCSSISCKYSPKAGDRLSNSDIQILLDLLEKENILTNCPHGRPFVLRLSKDYLDRKFFR, encoded by the coding sequence ATGAATAAAAAAATAATGAAATTGCCCGATTCTGTCGCTAATCGTATAGCTGCTGGAGAAGTTATAGAAAGACCCGCTTCTATGCTTAAAGAACTTTTAGAAAACGCTATTGATTCTAAAGCCGATAATATAGAAGTTTCCACTCAAGAATCTGGAATAAAAAGCATGATTGTAGAAGATAACGGAGAGGGAATAAAATTTGAAGAACTTCCTCTTGCAATATCTCATCATGCCACGAGTAAAATTCATTCTATTGAAGATTTGGATTCTATTAATACTTTAGGTTTCAGAGGCGAGGCTTTAGCTTCAATATCGGATGTTACGAATTTAGAAATTATTTCAAAAAATGCAAATGAAAATAACGGAGGCAAAATAATTGTAGAAGGAGGAAAGATAATAGAGCATAAACCCGCAGCCGCTTCTAAAGGCACAAAAATTATAGCGAAAAATCTATTTTTTAATATACCTGCAAGATATAAATTCTTAAAACATACTTCAAGAGAATTTTTTCTTATGAAAGAAGTTTTCGATGCGGAAGCTTTAGTTCAACCTAATATTTCAATGAGATTAACAAATAACGGAAGACTTGCAATATCTTACGCGAAAGCTAAAAGCTTAAAAGATAGAATAGAAAATTATTTAAATGATAACGATATATTTTCAAATCTTATAGAAATAAACATTGAAAAAGAAAATATTTCTATTTACGGTTTATTTTCAAATTCAAAAATTAGTCAATCAATCAAAAAGAATAATTTTATATTTTTAAATAATCGTCCGATTGAAAATAGAGCGATTTCTTTTGCAATAAAAAACGCTTATTCAAACACCATACCAAAAGAAAGATATCCGTTTTATTTTTTATATATAAATATTGATTGCAATAAAGTCGATGTCAATGTTCATCCAAGCAAAAAAGAAGTTAGAATAAAAAACGAAAGAGAAACATCGGCAATGATTTATAACGAAATATTTAATAAAATAAACGAAGGCGCTTATTTTTCTTCTGTAAATATTGAAACCGATATTGAATCGACTCCGATTTTTAAAATTCAAAATGCTGAAAATTACGCTAATCAGTATAACAATTATAATAATACAAAAGAATATTATAATTCTTATCAAATTAAAGAGTTTAGTAAATTCGCACCCGAAAGAGATTTAAGAGAATTCGGAGAATATACGAAAGCGGTTGGACAAATATTTTCTTCGTATATAGTCGCTGAAAGAGGAGAGGAAATGTATATTATAGACCAGCATGCCGCCTATGAAAGATTAAATTACGAAAGAATATATAAAACCTTAACAAAAGGAAAATTAGAATACGAAAAATTATTAGTTCCTTGCGAAATAGAATACAGAGATTACGAAATAGATATTTTAAATAGTCATAAAGAAACTATCGAAGCTATCGGAATAAAATTTGAAACCAATTCAAAAAACAGCATAATAATAGAAGAAGTTCCGATATATATGCCGAAAAATCAAAAAATAGAAAAAATGATTAAAGATATTTTGGATATTTATATTTCAAAAGGCGAAAATAATTCTTTGGAAAAACTTATAAAACATACATGCAGTTCAATCTCTTGCAAATATTCTCCAAAAGCGGGAGATAGACTTTCAAATAGCGATATTCAAATTTTACTTGACTTGCTTGAAAAAGAAAATATTTTAACCAACTGCCCGCATGGACGCCCGTTTGTTTTAAGATTATCGAAAGATTATTTGGATAGAAAATTTTTCAGATAA